One genomic window of Polyangium aurulentum includes the following:
- a CDS encoding RluA family pseudouridine synthase, with translation MKITISEVQAGQRLDKLLLEAMPTLGRAGAKRLFASGKVTLQEAGRERGRRVSKGDVGRAGDVLSVEVEPGALEGSAVPDAEAPLEVVLETKDVLVLEKPAGQPTAPIEPGERGTLANALVARYPELVGIGFSAREPGLCHRLDTETSGLVLAARSKEAFEILTRAIKEERLDKRYLLVCSAKDLPESGTIEIPLAPHPKDRRRVYPCVHPRDVERYDPRPARTTWKKLEEHGGMALVEARAGKASRHQIRAHFAAIGHPLAGDVLYGGPTVEGLGRHALHAHWIAWGGDAKVAAFTVSSPLPGDIAGVVGKQGEAGEG, from the coding sequence GTGAAGATAACGATCTCGGAAGTACAGGCGGGACAGCGGCTGGACAAGCTCTTGCTGGAGGCGATGCCGACGCTCGGGCGTGCGGGTGCGAAGCGGCTTTTCGCGAGCGGCAAGGTGACGCTGCAAGAGGCGGGGCGCGAGCGAGGACGGAGGGTGTCGAAGGGCGACGTGGGGCGCGCGGGCGACGTGCTTTCCGTCGAGGTCGAGCCCGGGGCCTTGGAGGGCTCGGCGGTGCCCGACGCGGAGGCGCCGCTCGAGGTGGTGCTGGAGACGAAGGACGTGCTCGTGCTGGAGAAGCCCGCGGGTCAGCCGACGGCGCCGATCGAGCCCGGGGAGCGAGGGACGCTCGCGAACGCGCTGGTCGCGCGATACCCGGAGCTGGTGGGCATCGGCTTTTCGGCGCGCGAGCCTGGGCTATGCCACCGGCTGGACACGGAGACGAGCGGGCTCGTGCTCGCGGCGCGCTCGAAGGAGGCCTTCGAGATCCTGACGCGAGCGATCAAGGAGGAGCGCCTCGACAAGCGCTATTTGCTCGTCTGTTCGGCGAAGGATCTGCCGGAGTCGGGGACGATCGAGATCCCCTTGGCGCCGCACCCGAAGGATCGCCGGAGGGTATACCCGTGCGTTCATCCGCGCGACGTGGAGCGCTACGATCCGCGCCCTGCGCGAACGACGTGGAAGAAGCTCGAGGAGCACGGCGGAATGGCGCTGGTCGAGGCGCGCGCGGGGAAGGCGTCGCGACATCAGATCCGGGCGCATTTCGCGGCCATCGGGCATCCGCTCGCGGGGGACGTGCTTTATGGCGGCCCGACGGTCGAGGGTCTCGGGCGGCACGCATTGCATGCGCACTGGATTGCGTGGGGCGGTGACGCGAAGGTGGCGGCTTTCACGGTGTCGTCGCCGCTGCCGGGGGATATTGCGGGGGTGGTGGGGAAGCAGGGGGAGGCGGGGGAGGGGTAA
- a CDS encoding TOMM system kinase/cyclase fusion protein: MAARGADAAGLGTAFQGRYELLEKVGAGGFGNVYKARQLTTGQTVAIKVLRIPEGHSQQQAERLIARFQREMRLCGQLHHPNVVRLMDSGQADSRLIYSVFEFVPGKDLARVLAAERRLGPIEARHLMMQVLDALACAHAQGVVHRDLKPENIMVVPTGARRNAVVLDFGIGALTEDARRDEARITASNEWLGTPVYAAPEQLRGEPPAPRSDLYSWGLVFLECLTGERPIQGAGLAAIVYRQLSPEPIIIPEPIASHPLGYLLKLVLEKNPEARSVTAETLLHELEICDVSGLQSTIPVSIASPSPLAFTATMGAATGIAPRQEALAMSPAITGSRTIEGERRQITALCCSLAVASDSADEEDLEELDQLLADEQSACTAIARRFGGHVGGALSDTMLFFFGYPAAREDDARRAARAALAMMNEVRGRSNKTAVRYGARVQIRIGIHTGIMVTRDPGAPTGRAQSHLGGATPQTAAKLSSLAQAGDVLVSGDACRLLRGHFALDAQTVSDGGSAPREVYRLREGPAEPDIRETPLIGRTRELDTLMERWERVRGGMGQAVLLTGEPGMGKSRLTRALRERLRPEAHTYLEGRCAQDATNSPLYAIVDVLERLLDPTRALPPDQKAERLATLLSRHGFDLGDAMPLFASLLSLPLPGRFPMHDLSPQKQRERTHNAVLSLLFEMGERAPVVLLIEDLHWADPSTLDLCAELVGEVSSGRVYALFTGRPEFSPPWSPGAALSIHLANLDRDGIRQMASAVTNGRALPKVVLDRIAARTDGVPLFVEELVKTMLASGALVERDGGLVLAGTLDDLGIPSTLRDLLTARLDRLGPAKETAQVAATIGREFGFDLLRAVLQLEESGLQEHLDKLVAADLVYRRRRLRNPTYVFKHALVQDTAYDSMLKGRRREAHELIARALLRGFPELAEEQPEILARHLEHAGLIEEAVGYLLQGGQRALGRGAHAEALASLRRGITLLGSLPEGAGRFQREVELRSVLGGALMSMKGYCAPEVTENLVRSRALCDRFDDPSCKFPVLYGLWVTNLAASDRTPTETYATQLVEAVHAHPDRVREITAYFAYGATQMYRGRFEEGRAGLMRVQSLYDVELHPMLVRIYGDDHGMFSLVYREWLEVFTGQPDQARATVEASWSLASRLRNPLATTMAACYSMIVYRDLRDLDKTLEFAERTMQIATEQDFPFWRSLAMCGRGWVHAMRGEHETGIAEIEEGLAFFPLIQQKLPRTYWNGLLVEAYLHAGRIEQGLQLVEESLTSSSTNVDSFNEPELLRLKGDLVAAQEGRVDAALAWYDTAVAIAQDYGAVYYELRAATSLARGLASQGNASSAHAILAEATAKMTEGHDVPVYIEATTLLAELASKA; the protein is encoded by the coding sequence ATGGCAGCTCGAGGGGCAGATGCGGCTGGGCTGGGTACGGCGTTCCAGGGTCGATACGAGCTGCTGGAGAAGGTCGGCGCAGGCGGCTTCGGCAACGTTTACAAGGCGCGGCAGCTCACCACCGGCCAGACGGTGGCCATCAAGGTCCTGCGCATCCCCGAGGGCCACTCCCAGCAGCAAGCCGAACGGCTGATCGCGCGCTTCCAGCGCGAAATGCGGCTGTGCGGACAGCTCCACCACCCCAACGTCGTCCGCCTCATGGACTCGGGCCAGGCCGACAGCCGGCTCATCTACTCGGTCTTCGAGTTCGTCCCAGGCAAGGACCTCGCGCGCGTCCTCGCCGCCGAGCGACGCCTCGGCCCCATCGAGGCGCGGCACCTCATGATGCAGGTGCTCGACGCGCTCGCGTGCGCCCACGCCCAGGGCGTGGTTCACCGCGATCTGAAGCCGGAAAACATCATGGTCGTGCCGACGGGCGCGCGGCGCAATGCCGTCGTCCTCGACTTCGGCATCGGCGCCCTCACCGAGGACGCGCGGCGCGACGAGGCCCGCATCACGGCGAGCAACGAGTGGCTCGGCACGCCCGTCTACGCCGCCCCCGAGCAGCTCCGCGGCGAGCCGCCCGCGCCTCGATCGGATCTGTACTCGTGGGGCCTCGTCTTCCTCGAATGCCTCACCGGCGAGCGCCCCATCCAGGGCGCAGGGCTCGCCGCGATCGTCTACAGGCAGCTATCGCCCGAGCCGATCATCATCCCCGAGCCCATCGCCTCGCACCCGCTCGGCTACCTGCTCAAGCTCGTGCTCGAGAAGAACCCCGAGGCGCGCAGCGTCACGGCCGAGACCCTGCTGCACGAACTCGAGATCTGCGACGTGAGCGGGCTGCAGAGCACCATCCCCGTCTCCATCGCCTCGCCCTCGCCCCTCGCGTTCACCGCCACCATGGGCGCCGCGACGGGCATCGCCCCGCGACAGGAAGCGCTCGCGATGAGCCCCGCGATCACCGGCTCGCGCACGATCGAGGGCGAACGCCGGCAGATCACGGCCCTGTGCTGCTCGCTCGCCGTCGCGAGCGACTCGGCCGACGAGGAGGATCTCGAGGAGCTCGACCAGCTCCTCGCCGACGAGCAGAGCGCCTGCACCGCGATCGCGCGGCGCTTCGGCGGGCACGTCGGCGGCGCGCTGAGCGACACGATGCTCTTCTTCTTCGGCTACCCCGCGGCGCGCGAGGACGACGCCCGGCGCGCCGCCCGCGCAGCCCTCGCCATGATGAACGAGGTGCGCGGGCGCAGTAACAAGACGGCCGTGAGGTACGGCGCGCGCGTGCAGATCCGCATCGGCATTCACACCGGCATCATGGTCACGCGCGATCCGGGCGCACCGACAGGCCGCGCGCAGAGCCACCTCGGCGGCGCCACGCCCCAGACCGCCGCCAAGCTCAGCTCCCTCGCGCAGGCCGGCGACGTGCTCGTCAGCGGCGATGCGTGCCGCCTTCTGCGCGGCCATTTCGCGCTCGACGCGCAGACCGTGTCCGACGGCGGGAGCGCGCCGCGCGAGGTTTACCGCCTCCGCGAAGGGCCCGCCGAGCCCGACATCCGCGAGACGCCCCTCATCGGCCGAACGCGCGAGCTGGACACGCTCATGGAGCGCTGGGAGAGGGTGCGGGGCGGCATGGGGCAGGCCGTGCTGCTCACGGGCGAGCCCGGCATGGGAAAGTCGCGCCTGACGCGCGCGCTGCGCGAGCGGCTGCGCCCCGAAGCGCACACCTACCTCGAGGGCCGATGCGCGCAGGACGCGACGAACAGCCCGCTGTACGCGATCGTCGACGTGCTCGAGCGCCTGCTGGATCCGACCCGCGCGCTCCCCCCCGATCAGAAGGCCGAGCGGCTGGCCACGCTCTTGTCGCGCCACGGCTTCGACCTCGGCGACGCGATGCCCCTGTTCGCGTCGCTCCTGTCGCTGCCCTTGCCCGGGCGCTTCCCGATGCACGATCTTTCGCCCCAGAAGCAGCGCGAGAGGACGCACAACGCGGTGCTCTCGTTGCTCTTCGAGATGGGCGAGCGCGCGCCCGTCGTGCTCCTCATCGAGGACCTGCACTGGGCCGATCCGAGCACGCTCGATCTCTGCGCCGAGCTCGTCGGCGAGGTCTCGTCGGGCCGCGTCTACGCGCTGTTCACGGGCCGCCCCGAGTTCTCGCCGCCCTGGTCGCCGGGCGCCGCGCTCTCGATTCACCTCGCCAACCTCGACCGCGACGGCATCCGCCAGATGGCCTCCGCCGTCACCAACGGCCGCGCGCTGCCGAAGGTCGTGCTCGATCGGATCGCCGCGCGCACCGACGGCGTGCCGCTGTTCGTCGAGGAGCTCGTCAAGACGATGCTCGCCTCCGGCGCCCTCGTGGAGCGCGACGGGGGCCTCGTGCTCGCGGGCACGCTCGACGACCTCGGCATCCCGAGCACGCTCCGAGACCTGCTCACCGCGCGGCTCGATCGCCTCGGCCCGGCGAAGGAGACGGCGCAGGTGGCGGCGACGATCGGCCGCGAGTTCGGCTTCGATCTGCTCCGCGCCGTCCTTCAGCTCGAGGAGAGCGGGCTGCAGGAGCACCTCGACAAGCTCGTGGCCGCAGACCTCGTCTACCGAAGGCGGCGCCTGCGCAACCCGACCTACGTGTTCAAGCACGCGCTCGTGCAGGACACCGCGTACGACTCGATGCTCAAGGGCCGCCGCCGCGAGGCGCACGAGCTGATCGCGCGCGCTCTGCTGCGCGGCTTCCCCGAGCTCGCCGAGGAGCAGCCGGAGATCCTGGCCCGGCACCTCGAGCACGCGGGCCTCATCGAGGAGGCCGTGGGGTATCTGTTGCAAGGCGGCCAGCGGGCGCTCGGTCGAGGCGCGCACGCCGAGGCGCTCGCGTCGCTCCGCCGCGGCATCACGCTGCTCGGCTCGTTGCCCGAGGGCGCGGGGCGCTTCCAGCGCGAGGTCGAGCTGCGATCGGTGCTCGGCGGCGCGCTGATGAGCATGAAGGGCTACTGCGCGCCGGAGGTGACGGAGAACCTCGTCCGCTCGCGCGCGCTGTGCGACCGCTTCGACGATCCTTCGTGCAAGTTCCCCGTGCTCTACGGCCTGTGGGTGACGAACCTCGCCGCGAGCGATCGCACGCCGACGGAGACGTACGCGACGCAGCTCGTCGAGGCCGTGCACGCGCACCCCGACCGGGTCCGCGAGATCACCGCGTACTTCGCCTACGGCGCGACGCAGATGTACCGGGGCCGCTTCGAGGAGGGCCGAGCGGGCCTGATGCGCGTGCAGTCGCTCTACGACGTCGAGCTGCACCCGATGCTCGTGCGCATCTACGGCGACGATCACGGCATGTTCTCGCTCGTTTACCGCGAGTGGCTCGAGGTCTTCACCGGCCAACCCGATCAAGCGCGCGCGACGGTCGAGGCCTCGTGGAGCCTCGCGTCGCGGCTGCGCAACCCGCTCGCCACCACCATGGCCGCTTGCTACTCGATGATCGTCTACCGGGATCTGCGCGACCTCGACAAGACGCTCGAGTTCGCCGAGCGCACCATGCAGATCGCGACCGAGCAGGACTTCCCCTTCTGGCGCTCGCTCGCGATGTGCGGCCGCGGCTGGGTCCACGCGATGCGCGGCGAGCACGAGACCGGCATCGCCGAGATCGAGGAGGGCCTCGCGTTCTTCCCGCTCATCCAGCAGAAGCTCCCGCGGACCTACTGGAACGGCTTGCTCGTCGAGGCGTACCTGCACGCGGGCCGCATCGAGCAAGGGCTCCAGCTCGTCGAGGAGTCGCTCACGAGCTCGTCCACGAACGTCGACAGCTTCAACGAGCCCGAGCTGCTGCGACTGAAGGGTGACCTCGTCGCGGCGCAGGAAGGGCGCGTCGACGCGGCCCTCGCCTGGTACGACACGGCCGTCGCGATCGCGCAGGACTACGGCGCCGTCTATTACGAGCTGCGCGCAGCCACGAGCCTCGCGCGCGGGCTCGCGTCGCAGGGCAACGCGTCGAGCGCGCACGCGATCCTCGCCGAGGCGACGGCGAAGATGACCGAGGGCCACGACGTGCCCGTGTACATCGAGGCGACGACGCTCCTCGCCGAGCTGGCGAGCAAGGCGTGA